Proteins encoded within one genomic window of Marinobacter halotolerans:
- a CDS encoding zinc-dependent alcohol dehydrogenase family protein, protein MKAMVIEAFGGPEVFVEREVPTPEPGEGQVRIRVVASSVNPLETKIRSGLVKTGPAMPAILNGDVAGVVDSVGSGVTAFAVGDEVFGCAGGVSQWQGALADYMVADVRLLAKRTPAVSLPLAECAALPLVFLTAWSALVDRAAMEPGEHVLIHAGTGGVGHVAIQIAKAMGARVATTVSTEDKAAIARDLGADDIIFYREESVDDYRQRLTDGKGFSLVFDTVGGKNIDRSMEAAAIGGRLCCINTRSSHDLTLMHAKSLTLHVIFRSLPLLHGIGMDDQPRLMAALTDALEQGRVRPLLDEQRYRFSQIGEAHRRIESGLAVGKILLER, encoded by the coding sequence TCGGGTTGTGGCTTCCAGCGTGAATCCGCTGGAGACCAAGATCCGTTCCGGGCTGGTGAAAACAGGACCAGCCATGCCGGCCATACTCAATGGTGATGTCGCTGGCGTAGTGGATAGCGTCGGTTCTGGAGTCACCGCTTTTGCCGTAGGGGATGAAGTCTTCGGTTGTGCCGGCGGTGTCAGCCAGTGGCAGGGTGCGCTGGCGGACTACATGGTCGCCGATGTGCGCCTGCTGGCGAAACGCACACCGGCAGTTTCTCTGCCTCTGGCTGAATGCGCCGCTCTGCCGCTGGTGTTTTTGACCGCCTGGTCGGCGTTGGTTGACCGGGCAGCGATGGAGCCTGGCGAGCACGTGTTGATTCATGCCGGCACCGGGGGTGTGGGCCATGTGGCCATCCAGATTGCCAAGGCGATGGGTGCACGCGTCGCTACCACGGTGTCCACGGAAGACAAGGCTGCGATAGCCCGGGATCTGGGGGCTGACGACATTATTTTCTACCGGGAAGAGTCAGTGGACGACTATCGGCAGAGACTCACTGATGGAAAGGGATTCAGCCTGGTGTTCGACACCGTCGGCGGGAAAAATATCGACCGCTCCATGGAGGCGGCAGCCATAGGCGGGCGGCTGTGCTGTATCAACACCCGTTCCAGCCACGACCTGACGTTGATGCACGCCAAAAGCCTGACCCTGCATGTCATTTTCCGTTCGCTTCCGCTGCTTCACGGCATCGGCATGGATGACCAGCCAAGGCTGATGGCAGCGCTGACGGATGCGCTGGAACAAGGCAGGGTGCGGCCATTGCTGGATGAGCAACGTTACCGGTTCAGTCAGATTGGCGAGGCCCATCGCCGGATTGAGTCCGGCTTGGCAGTGGGCAAGATTCTGTTGGAGCGCTGA